AGGGCGCCCTCGTGGGCGCGCAGCGGCCGGAAGAGGTCGCGGATCGTTGCCAGCGGGAGATCGGCTCGGATCGGCTCGGCCGTCTCGGCCTCACCGACTACCTGTGGCGTGGCGACCTGCCCGGGCTCGGCGACTCGGGCGTGCTATGGGCCCGGGATCTCGGTCCCGAAGCGAACGCGCACCTCATCGAGGCCTACCCCGATCGAACGCCGCTCCTCGCCATGCCCGACCCTCAGCGCAGGGGCGACGGCCTCGTGGTCCCCTACCAGATGGGCGTGAATGCACTCTGGGGCCCCACCCCGCCGTAGCGGCCCGCGACACAGCTCCGCCGTGTTCGGAAGGGGCCTCGATTGGGACGGGGGACCTTGCTCAGGCGTGCGATTCCGGCGCCGTCGGAACGACGAGTTCGAGGTCCGTGTGGCGGGCGATCGTGTCGAAGTCGCGATTCCGGGCCAGCAGCGGGCGCTGCGCATCCAGGGCCGCGGCGGCGACCATGCAGTCTACCGAGGACCGAATCGTACGTCCCGCCCGCTGACACGCGCGGTAGATCCGCGCCGCGCTCTGGAACTGGCCCAGCGAGTGCGGGACCAGGATCTCGAAGCGGCCGAGCAGCTTCAACAGATCCCGCTCCTCGGTTTCATTGCGACAGCCCGAAAGGAGTTCCATGACCGCGGGAGCGGGCGTGGCGATCGCGCTCCCGGTCCGTACGGCGTGTCTCAAAGCAAGGTGGACGGGGCTTTCCGTGCAGCGCAGGTACTCGATCCACGCGGACGTGTCGACGATCACAGGGGCTCGATTGTGTTGCCGTCTCGCATCTCATCCAGGTCGCCCGCCCAGCCCACACCCTGCATGGCGAGTGCCTCCTCCTTCGTCATCGGGACGAAGGACTGGCGGAACACCGCTTCCTTCACGGCCGCCGACCAATTGGTTCGACCGTACCGCTTGCGCACCGCCTCCAGGTGGTGCTCCGGCAACCTCACTTCCAGATCGACGAACCGCAGGCCGGCGGACTCGGCGGCGCCGTATCGCGGCTCCGCCTCGCGCACGGCGAAGACGGCGCCACCCCTCAACTCGCGTTCCCGCGCCTCCCGCAGCGCCCGCCGCACCCACGCGGACACCGTGACGCGGTTGCGCCGCGCCGCATCGCGGATCTCATCCAGCTCCGCCTCCGGCATCACCACCTGCAGTCGTTTACTCATATCGTGAGTATGATATACTCATCGGGTGTCATCTCGCAACGGTCGCCGGGGGTTCGACCCCCTTCGCGGGGCGGAAGTCAGTCCTCGGAGAAGGCGGCGTCGAAGGCGGTGGCGGAGGGGGGGAAGGTGAGGGCCCGGAGCCGTTCGCAGGCTTCGCGGGCGCCGTGTTCGCGGTCCATGCCGCTGTCCTCCCACTCGATCGAGAGGGGGCCGTCGTAGCCGATCCGGTCGAGGGCGCGCAGTACCTCCTCGAAGTCCACGCGCCCGCGCCCGATGGAGCGGAAGTCCCAGCCGCGGTCGGCGTGCCCGAAGTCGAGGTGGCCGCCGAAGACGCCGGAGCGGCGCGGGGTGTCGGACCACCACACGTCCTTCATGTGGGCGTGGTGGATGCGGTCGCCGAACTCGAGGATGAAGCCGACGTAGTCGACGCCCTGGTAGGCGAGGTGGCTGGGGTCGTAGTTGAAGCCGAACGCGGCGTGCCCGGCCACGGCCTCCA
This genomic stretch from Candidatus Palauibacter scopulicola harbors:
- a CDS encoding PIN domain nuclease, which codes for MIVDTSAWIEYLRCTESPVHLALRHAVRTGSAIATPAPAVMELLSGCRNETEERDLLKLLGRFEILVPHSLGQFQSAARIYRACQRAGRTIRSSVDCMVAAAALDAQRPLLARNRDFDTIARHTDLELVVPTAPESHA